AAAATCTGACTCCCCTCCAGGTCATTGACCGGCTGCTGGAGATTGAGATTGAAAACAGGAAAAAAGCCAGGATCGATCTGCGGTTCAAACAATCAAAACTGGAAGAAAAACCCACCATCGACCAATTTGATTTTGCCCATCATGAATCGCGCCAAAAGCAGAAAATCCGGATATTGAACCTGCTGGATCTGGGATTTATCCAGGCGAAAAAAGACATTATACTGATCGGAAACCCCGGGACTGGAAAGACTTTTTTATCCAAGTGCTTTGCGTATGCTGCCACTCAGAATGGAATAAAAACCCTTTTTACAACCGCCATGGACATGATCAAT
Above is a window of Desulfotignum balticum DSM 7044 DNA encoding:
- a CDS encoding ATP-binding protein, giving the protein MMEAVIDKFKSLRLKNCALNLPAVLEQSAQKNLTPLQVIDRLLEIEIENRKKARIDLRFKQSKLEEKPTIDQFDFAHHESRQKQKIRILNLLDLGFIQAKKDIILIGNPGTGKTFLSKCFAYAATQNGIKTLFTTAMDMINQLVAAENDHTMLKKLQFYQSQELLVCDELCKALHNSSYDKLNIM